In Streptomyces sp. NBC_00448, the following are encoded in one genomic region:
- a CDS encoding acetyl-CoA C-acetyltransferase produces the protein MIVAGARTPMGRLLGSLRTFSGADLGGVAIKAALDRAGIAGDQVEYVIMGQVLQAGAGQIPARQAAVKAGIPMSVPALTVNKVCLSGLDAIALADQLIRAGEFEIVVAGGQESMTNAPHLLPKSREGHKYGAIEMLDSMAHDGLTDAYDEIAMGASTERHNTRLGIERAPQDEFAALSHQRAAAARKNGLFDAEITPVEIPQRKGDPVIFAQDEGIRPETTAESLSRLRPAFADATGAGTITAGTSSQISDGAAAVVVMSRAKAEELGLSWIAEIGAHGNVAGPDNSLQSQPSNAINHALRKEGLTVGDLDLIEINEAFAAVAVQSMKDLGVTPEKVNVNGGAIALGHPIGMSGARIVLHLALELKRRGGGTGAAALCGGGGQGDALILRVPGN, from the coding sequence GTGATCGTCGCCGGCGCCCGCACCCCGATGGGGCGGCTGCTCGGCAGCCTGCGCACGTTCTCCGGCGCCGACCTCGGCGGCGTCGCGATCAAGGCCGCGCTGGACCGGGCCGGCATCGCCGGCGACCAGGTCGAGTACGTGATCATGGGGCAGGTGCTCCAGGCCGGCGCCGGCCAGATCCCGGCCCGGCAGGCCGCGGTCAAGGCCGGCATCCCGATGAGCGTGCCCGCGCTCACCGTGAACAAGGTGTGCCTGTCCGGCCTCGACGCGATCGCCCTCGCCGACCAGCTGATCCGGGCCGGCGAGTTCGAGATCGTGGTGGCCGGCGGCCAGGAGTCCATGACCAACGCGCCGCACCTGCTGCCCAAGTCCCGCGAGGGCCACAAGTACGGCGCGATCGAGATGCTCGACTCGATGGCGCACGACGGCCTGACCGACGCCTACGACGAGATCGCGATGGGCGCGTCCACCGAGCGGCACAACACCCGGCTCGGCATCGAGCGCGCCCCGCAGGACGAGTTCGCCGCGCTGTCCCACCAGCGCGCCGCGGCCGCCCGGAAGAACGGCCTGTTCGACGCCGAGATCACCCCGGTGGAGATCCCGCAGCGCAAGGGCGACCCGGTGATCTTCGCCCAGGACGAGGGCATCCGCCCGGAGACCACCGCGGAGTCGCTCAGCCGGCTGCGGCCCGCCTTCGCCGACGCCACCGGGGCGGGCACCATCACCGCGGGCACCTCCTCGCAGATCTCCGACGGGGCCGCCGCGGTCGTCGTGATGAGCCGGGCCAAGGCGGAGGAGCTGGGCCTGTCCTGGATCGCCGAGATCGGCGCGCACGGCAATGTGGCCGGGCCGGACAACTCGCTCCAGTCCCAGCCGTCGAACGCGATCAACCACGCGCTGCGCAAGGAGGGGCTGACCGTCGGCGACCTCGACCTCATCGAGATCAACGAGGCGTTCGCCGCGGTCGCCGTGCAGTCGATGAAGGACCTGGGCGTGACACCGGAAAAGGTGAACGTCAACGGTGGCGCGATCGCCCTCGGCCACCCCATCGGCATGTCCGGCGCCCGTATCGTGCTGCACCTGGCCCTCGAGCTCAAGCGGCGCGGCGGCGGCACCGGAGCGGCCGCCCTGTGCGGCGGCGGCGGCCAGGGCGACGCCCTGATCCTCCGCGTCCCGGGCAACTGA
- the mce gene encoding methylmalonyl-CoA epimerase, with translation MLTRIDHIGIACFDLDATVEFYRATYGFEVEHTEVNEEQGVREAMIRISGTDDGGASYLQLLEPTREDSAVGKWLAKNGEGVHHIAFGTGDVDTDAEAVRDKGVRVLYQEPRIGTMGSRITFLHPKDCHGVLTELVTSAPHTPDAGDKA, from the coding sequence ATGCTGACACGCATCGACCACATCGGGATCGCCTGCTTCGACCTCGACGCGACCGTCGAGTTCTACCGTGCCACGTACGGCTTCGAGGTGGAGCACACCGAGGTCAACGAGGAGCAGGGTGTCCGCGAGGCGATGATCAGGATCAGCGGGACGGACGACGGCGGCGCCTCCTACCTGCAGCTGCTGGAGCCGACCCGGGAGGACTCCGCGGTCGGCAAGTGGCTGGCGAAGAACGGCGAGGGCGTGCACCACATCGCCTTCGGCACCGGGGACGTCGACACCGACGCCGAGGCGGTGCGCGACAAGGGCGTGCGGGTGCTCTACCAGGAGCCGCGGATCGGCACCATGGGGTCGCGGATCACCTTCCTGCACCCCAAGGACTGCCACGGGGTGCTCACCGAGCTGGTCACCTCCGCCCCGCACACCCCCGACGCCGGCGACAAGGCGTAG
- the meaB gene encoding methylmalonyl Co-A mutase-associated GTPase MeaB: MVEQAREGRPRAVARLISLVEGGSPQLREVMATLAPLTGGAYVVGLTGSPGVGKSTSTSALVTAYRRSGRRVGVLAVDPSSPFSGGALLGDRVRMSEHASDPGVYIRSMATRGHLGGLAWAAPQAIRVLDAAGCDVVLVETVGVGQSEVEIAAQADTSVVLLAPGMGDGIQAAKAGILEIGDVYVVNKADRDGADATARELNHMLGLGEARAAGDWRPPIVKTVASRGEGTDELLDALDKHRGWMEEHGALVERRRTRAAGEIETIAVTALRRRIGSLHGDARLSALAGKVTDGTLDPYAAADELVAGLTES; this comes from the coding sequence CTGGTGGAGCAGGCGCGGGAGGGGCGGCCGCGGGCGGTGGCGCGGCTGATCTCGCTCGTGGAGGGCGGTTCCCCGCAACTGCGCGAGGTGATGGCGACGCTCGCCCCGCTGACCGGCGGAGCCTATGTCGTCGGGCTGACCGGTTCACCCGGCGTCGGGAAGTCCACCTCGACCTCGGCGCTGGTCACGGCGTACCGCAGGTCCGGCCGCCGGGTCGGCGTGCTCGCCGTCGACCCGTCCTCACCGTTCTCCGGCGGAGCCCTCCTCGGCGACCGGGTCCGGATGTCCGAGCACGCTTCGGACCCGGGCGTCTACATCCGCTCGATGGCCACCCGCGGCCACCTCGGCGGCCTGGCGTGGGCCGCCCCGCAGGCCATCCGGGTGCTGGACGCCGCCGGGTGCGACGTGGTGCTGGTGGAGACCGTCGGCGTCGGCCAGTCCGAGGTGGAGATCGCCGCGCAGGCCGACACCTCGGTGGTGCTGCTCGCCCCCGGCATGGGCGACGGCATCCAGGCCGCGAAGGCCGGCATCCTGGAGATCGGCGACGTCTACGTGGTGAACAAGGCCGATCGCGACGGCGCCGACGCCACCGCCCGCGAGCTGAACCACATGCTCGGCCTGGGCGAGGCCCGCGCGGCCGGCGACTGGCGGCCGCCGATCGTCAAGACGGTCGCCAGCCGCGGCGAGGGCACCGACGAACTCCTCGACGCCCTCGACAAGCACCGCGGCTGGATGGAGGAGCACGGCGCCCTCGTCGAGCGGCGCCGTACCCGTGCCGCCGGCGAGATCGAGACCATCGCCGTCACCGCGCTGCGCCGCCGTATCGGCAGCCTGCACGGCGACGCCCGGCTCTCCGCGCTG